CGGAACAAAGTCGTTTCAGGGGTGAGTGAGTCCGCCTCCCGGGCGCGCTCTTCACGAAGTTGTCCAACTGTTGGACAAGTTTGGCGAGACCGTGCCCGGAGGGGCCCCTCCTGCTTTCGAGCTGAGGGCAGACCCCTGAACGGACTTGATTCGACTGGCTTAGATCAGTGAGGCGCCGCCACGTCGGTGGAGGAGAGCGCCACGTCCTCGCGGCGCTTCACCTTGGGGAAGAAGAGCCCCGCGACGAAGGCGCCCACGGTGGCGGCGCAGATGATCCAGAAGTTGATCGTCAGCCCCGTGCCGAGCGCTCCGCTCAGCGTCTGGAACAAGGCCGGAGACAAGCCGCGGCCGTGCTCGGGGCCGAGCAGCTCGTTGGCGGCGGCCAGGGGAACACTCGGATCCTTCATGAGCTGGGAGACCACCACACCGCCCATCAACCCCACCCCGAGCGCCCCGCCGATGGTGCGGAAGAACATGTGGCTCGCCGTCGCCACCCCGCGCAGTTCCCAGCCCACGCTGGTCTGCACCGCGATGAGCAGCGAGGTGGCCGTGAAGCCCAGGCCGATGCCGAACAGCGCCATCGCCAGCTCCGGAATCAGCAACGAGGACTCCGGCTTGAGCAACAGCGCCATCGCCCCCGTGCCAATCACCGTCAGCCCCAGCCCTCCGACGATGAGCGGACGGAAGCCCGTCTTGAGCAACAGCCGCCCCGCGAACAGGCTCGCCACGGGCCAGCCGACGATCATCGGGGTGATCATCCCGCCGGCCAGCGTGGGCGAGCCGCCCAGCACGCCCTGCACGTACAGCGGCACGTAGGTGGTGGCCCCGAACATCGCCGCCGAGAAGAGCGCTCCCGCCACCGCGGAGATGGTGATGGCCGGGTTCTTGAAGATGCTCATGGGGATGACGGGCTCGGCCACCCTGCGCTCCACCCACACGAAGGCGGCGAGCAGCACGGCCCCCAACAGCAGCTCCGGCAGGTTGCGGCCGATGCCCTGTACCCCAAACAGCAGCGCCACCACGCCGGCCGAGAGCAGCAACGCGCCCGCGTAGTCCAGCTTCTGCGGCTTGTGCTGCACCTGCTCGTGGAAGAAGAACACCAGCAGCGCGAGCGCCCCCAGGCCCACCGGGACGTTGATGAAGAAGACCCAGTGCCAGGTGAGGTACTTCACGATGAGGCCACCGGTGAGCGGACCCACCAGCCCCGCGAGGCCCCACACTCCACTGAAGACGCCCTGCACCTTCGCCCGCTGCTCCAGCGTGTAGATATCCCCGATGATGGTGAGCGAGACGGGCTGCATGGCGCCCGCCCCCAGCCCCTGCAGCGTTCGGAAGGCGATCAGCATGTTCATCGACGTGGACAGCCCGCTGAGGACGGAGCCGGCGAGGAACAGGCCGATGCCGAAGAGCAGCACGGGCTTGCGCCCATAGAGGTCCGCCAGCTTCCCGTAGATGGGCACCGTCACGGTGGAGGACAGCATGTACGCGGTGAAGACCCAGGCGTAGCTCTGCAGCCCGCCCAGCTCGCCCACCACCGTGGGCATGGCGGTGGACACGACGGTCATCTCCAGCGCCGCCATGAAGAGACTCAAGGCCAGGGCAACGGTGGTCAGGGGACGGTGGGTGGTTCTCATGCTGTCGGGCCCGGGCGGAGGAGTGGCGCCCTGCTTAACGGGTGGAGGCCAGGGCCGCCATCGTCAAGTATTCCCGTCGCCGCCGCGTGTCCGGATGACCGCTCGCCCGGTGTCAGCCCACGTGGACTCCGGGTATCCGCCACCTGTCCTATGCTCCGCCCCCTCCGAAGCCCGGCTCAGGAGCATTCATGTCCCGT
The sequence above is drawn from the Archangium gephyra genome and encodes:
- a CDS encoding MDR family MFS transporter, with the protein product MRTTHRPLTTVALALSLFMAALEMTVVSTAMPTVVGELGGLQSYAWVFTAYMLSSTVTVPIYGKLADLYGRKPVLLFGIGLFLAGSVLSGLSTSMNMLIAFRTLQGLGAGAMQPVSLTIIGDIYTLEQRAKVQGVFSGVWGLAGLVGPLTGGLIVKYLTWHWVFFINVPVGLGALALLVFFFHEQVQHKPQKLDYAGALLLSAGVVALLFGVQGIGRNLPELLLGAVLLAAFVWVERRVAEPVIPMSIFKNPAITISAVAGALFSAAMFGATTYVPLYVQGVLGGSPTLAGGMITPMIVGWPVASLFAGRLLLKTGFRPLIVGGLGLTVIGTGAMALLLKPESSLLIPELAMALFGIGLGFTATSLLIAVQTSVGWELRGVATASHMFFRTIGGALGVGLMGGVVVSQLMKDPSVPLAAANELLGPEHGRGLSPALFQTLSGALGTGLTINFWIICAATVGAFVAGLFFPKVKRREDVALSSTDVAAPH